The Bacteroidota bacterium genome has a window encoding:
- a CDS encoding DUF5615 family PIN-like protein translates to MLLADENIHGGIIRSLRQIHIDLLSIKETNPGLQDENIIELAKNTDRIILTEDKDFGEWVFAHKTKSISIILLRYHFSESEQDKNHI, encoded by the coding sequence ATGCTGCTTGCAGACGAAAATATTCATGGAGGAATTATCCGCTCTCTTCGCCAAATTCACATTGATCTCCTTTCGATTAAAGAAACAAATCCTGGGTTGCAGGATGAAAACATCATTGAACTTGCAAAAAATACGGACAGAATTATTCTTACAGAAGATAAAGATTTCGGAGAATGGGTTTTCGCTCATAAGACAAAAAGCATAAGCATTATTTTATTACGCTATCATTTTTCTGAATCAGAACAAGATAAAAACCATATCTGA
- a CDS encoding DUF433 domain-containing protein, whose translation MNHDRIISDHRIMLGKPVIKGTRITVEIIIRKMAEGASIDDILKMYSHLTREDVQAALAYTADTIAGEEMVAAA comes from the coding sequence ATGAATCACGACCGGATTATATCTGACCACCGCATTATGCTGGGCAAGCCGGTAATTAAAGGCACACGGATTACCGTAGAAATAATCATTCGCAAGATGGCGGAGGGCGCGAGCATAGATGATATTCTGAAAATGTATAGTCATCTTACCCGCGAAGATGTGCAGGCAGCGCTTGCCTATACTGCCGATACCATTGCCGGAGAAGAAATGGTTGCCGCTGCCTGA
- a CDS encoding type II toxin-antitoxin system HicA family toxin produces the protein MKIPRDLSGQELVKRLKKFGYIVTRQTGSHIRLTTIQNGEHHITIPNHDSLRIGTLSSILSDVANHFGMTKEKLMTDLF, from the coding sequence ATGAAAATTCCCCGCGATTTATCCGGACAAGAATTGGTTAAGCGGTTAAAAAAGTTCGGATATATTGTTACGCGGCAAACCGGGAGCCATATTCGACTCACCACGATTCAAAACGGAGAACATCATATTACTATTCCCAACCATGATTCTCTTAGAATCGGCACTCTTTCTTCTATTTTATCTGATGTTGCCAATCATTTCGGCATGACAAAAGAAAAACTGATGACTGATTTGTTTTGA
- a CDS encoding 2-oxoisovalerate dehydrogenase — MQELIFMIEEAVEGGYTAKALGESIFTEAGTMEELKKMIRDAVNCHFEKNNMPKIIRLHFVKEELLPL, encoded by the coding sequence ATGCAGGAACTGATTTTTATGATAGAGGAAGCCGTTGAAGGCGGATATACGGCAAAGGCGCTGGGAGAAAGTATATTTACCGAAGCCGGCACTATGGAAGAATTAAAGAAAATGATTCGCGATGCGGTAAACTGCCATTTCGAAAAAAACAACATGCCGAAAATAATCCGTCTGCATTTTGTTAAGGAGGAACTACTTCCCCTATGA
- a CDS encoding T9SS type A sorting domain-containing protein — MIKKFTYTFFAWLLCTSAYAQPANDNCASATVLTVNAAAVSGTSASATIEAGEPTPSCGTLKQTVWYKFVATATTHEVKINKLSGGCTADGVVYSGTCFTFTQIGTNCNISGGTNPNTIDLGNLTVGNTYYIHLPYNNGGACGSNWTWDIQVVTCGGSAKTWLTTGTTAWGTATNWSPSGVPGSCDDVVIPSGGTQPTISAAAVCHNLTINASAVLTVSNPLDIHGSINNNGRMDNPSLYFVDLYGQGTWGGTGTFATGAGSVNGEFRMQDGANYTLTGSPTIRDINWSGLAATPQTNGALNFSTYTITTTGTWGAVFYNNFNSGMLNLQGGGSVDTNKTDYGTGILYINSSVNNFGFNLEDDYYTVWFNNSAGATKFGSAAKNVYIKQDMWIKLPCNVDLSTSGSNNIEIGHDFINDDQITPATSTIEMWDFNVAQTQNITSTNGTITTFNGLSIKNSGPGVYLQLNANTNTTSTGILTLKSGPFYLNGYKFNVQYGPTAAIVRTSGRIVSETNSGVNPSILQWNIGSNTGAHIVPFGTASGTYLPVTFNNTGAVGNISFSTRKTTNACATPCVSAGVCNLPWAGASNVAAVNTMFDQTLGIDGSCSAVIDRWWDITSSLASPIPSVSLTFNYDGSENTMAVPTDVVGFQHWAGTYWNDGKGGINGTYTSSGSAGSAAAGAHAVTASGFTYFSPYVLSRITAPLPIELLSFNAECNNGNKVVATWETATEQSSDYFTLEKSTDGSLFIPVTKVKAAGNSSSIQKYSAEDTDPLSAASYYRLSETDLNGATQIFNMIPVQGCGKGGFAVYPNPSSGAFNVSIAGRQGDKVLIVVRDLLDREFYSEVILLANDKETIAIDPSGKLAAGVYFVVATSNDAVYKKKLVIK; from the coding sequence ATGATTAAAAAGTTTACATATACTTTTTTTGCATGGTTGCTTTGCACAAGCGCTTACGCCCAACCGGCAAATGACAATTGCGCAAGTGCTACTGTGCTTACAGTTAATGCAGCGGCTGTATCAGGAACAAGCGCATCGGCTACCATAGAAGCAGGAGAGCCGACTCCTTCCTGTGGCACTTTAAAACAAACCGTTTGGTATAAATTTGTCGCAACCGCAACCACTCACGAGGTTAAAATAAATAAACTTTCCGGAGGGTGCACAGCCGATGGTGTTGTTTATAGCGGCACTTGTTTCACTTTTACACAAATAGGCACTAATTGTAATATTTCAGGTGGCACAAACCCCAACACAATTGATTTAGGCAACTTAACAGTGGGCAATACTTATTACATTCATCTCCCTTATAATAATGGTGGGGCATGCGGGTCTAACTGGACTTGGGATATTCAGGTAGTAACCTGCGGTGGGAGTGCCAAAACCTGGCTTACTACCGGAACAACAGCTTGGGGAACTGCAACAAACTGGAGCCCTTCAGGAGTTCCCGGCTCCTGTGATGATGTAGTCATTCCTTCAGGAGGAACCCAGCCCACAATTTCTGCTGCAGCAGTTTGTCATAATCTTACAATTAATGCCAGCGCTGTTTTAACGGTAAGCAATCCATTGGATATACATGGCAGCATTAACAATAACGGAAGAATGGATAATCCTTCGCTATATTTTGTTGATCTTTATGGTCAGGGGACTTGGGGAGGAACAGGAACATTCGCAACAGGTGCCGGTTCTGTGAACGGAGAATTCCGTATGCAGGATGGCGCAAACTACACCTTAACAGGCAGTCCAACTATTCGGGATATTAATTGGAGCGGGCTTGCGGCAACGCCACAGACAAACGGAGCACTTAATTTCAGTACTTATACTATTACAACTACAGGAACCTGGGGGGCTGTGTTTTATAATAATTTTAATAGTGGAATGCTTAATTTACAGGGAGGCGGCAGTGTTGATACAAATAAAACCGATTACGGAACGGGCATTCTTTATATTAATTCCTCGGTTAATAATTTTGGTTTTAATCTGGAGGATGATTATTATACTGTATGGTTTAATAATAGTGCGGGCGCTACTAAGTTTGGTTCTGCTGCAAAAAATGTTTATATCAAACAGGATATGTGGATTAAACTCCCATGTAATGTAGACCTTTCAACTTCCGGGTCAAATAATATAGAGATAGGTCATGATTTCATTAATGATGATCAGATAACTCCCGCTACTTCAACCATTGAAATGTGGGATTTTAATGTTGCACAGACACAAAATATAACGTCTACTAATGGCACAATAACAACATTTAACGGGTTAAGTATAAAAAATTCTGGTCCCGGTGTTTATTTACAGTTAAATGCCAACACCAATACTACTTCAACCGGAATATTAACATTGAAAAGCGGTCCTTTTTATTTAAATGGATATAAATTTAATGTACAATATGGTCCTACTGCCGCAATTGTTCGTACTAGCGGTCGCATAGTAAGTGAAACCAACTCAGGAGTAAATCCAAGCATACTGCAATGGAACATAGGGTCAAATACAGGCGCGCATATTGTCCCGTTCGGAACTGCTTCCGGCACTTATCTGCCTGTTACTTTTAACAACACAGGCGCTGTAGGAAATATTTCCTTTTCCACAAGAAAAACTACCAATGCCTGCGCAACCCCCTGTGTAAGTGCTGGTGTTTGTAACTTGCCTTGGGCAGGAGCAAGCAATGTGGCGGCAGTAAACACCATGTTTGACCAAACGCTTGGTATAGATGGCTCTTGTTCTGCGGTAATTGACAGGTGGTGGGATATAACATCTTCGCTTGCTTCTCCTATTCCTTCGGTTAGTTTAACTTTTAATTACGATGGCAGCGAAAATACTATGGCAGTACCAACAGATGTAGTAGGATTTCAGCATTGGGCAGGAACTTATTGGAATGATGGAAAAGGCGGCATTAACGGAACATATACTTCTTCCGGCTCTGCTGGGTCTGCTGCTGCTGGCGCACATGCTGTAACAGCTTCTGGGTTCACCTACTTTTCTCCTTATGTATTATCAAGAATTACTGCTCCCCTTCCCATAGAACTTCTCTCCTTCAATGCGGAATGTAATAATGGCAATAAGGTTGTAGCAACCTGGGAAACCGCCACCGAGCAAAGCAGCGATTATTTTACGCTGGAAAAAAGCACCGATGGAAGTTTGTTTATTCCTGTAACTAAAGTGAAGGCGGCAGGCAACAGTTCTTCCATTCAAAAATATTCTGCAGAAGATACCGACCCTTTGAGCGCAGCATCCTATTACCGCTTATCTGAAACAGACCTTAACGGAGCAACGCAAATATTTAATATGATTCCTGTGCAGGGCTGCGGCAAGGGCGGGTTTGCGGTTTATCCCAACCCTTCCAGTGGTGCGTTTAATGTAAGCATAGCAGGCAGGCAGGGAGATAAAGTGCTCATTGTAGTACGTGATTTGCTTGACAGGGAATTTTATTCAGAAGTGATTTTACTGGCAAATGATAAAGAAACAATTGCCATTGACCCTTCGGGCAAACTTGCTGCCGGAGTTTATTTTGTAGTGGCTACTTCCAACGATGCTGTTTACAAGAAGAAGTTGGTGATTAAGTAA
- a CDS encoding T9SS type A sorting domain-containing protein: MKKIYSFSFIVVFIFSFQLSAQNTWAKKTDFAGTARSGAAGFSIGNFGYIGTGRTASASYTNDFWQYDATNDVWTQKANFAGTARRWAVGFSIGNYGYIGTGYDAANGHLNDFWRYDPVNDLWTQKSSFPGTARYQAVGFSINGKGYIGTGFDATINYDNDFWQYDTTSDSWLQKANFPGVARVGAAGFSIGSFGYLGTGYDGTAYHKDFYQYNPATDMWTAKTNFGGAGREWAVGFSIGNYGYIGTGNGGSNLKDFWEYNSSGNTWAAKTNFGGSIRRLAIGFSINGYGYIGTGDSLSVYKNDFWQYTPTPTSIAEPSTSKNIFVYPNPANGKAEIYNLDESKNYRFEIYTLEGEKIYSSAVAHQKSFSFDFSDVSAGIYFVCLKSEKENHIQKIIVAH, encoded by the coding sequence ATGAAAAAAATTTATTCCTTCTCTTTTATTGTAGTGTTTATTTTTTCTTTTCAATTATCTGCACAAAACACCTGGGCAAAGAAAACCGATTTTGCAGGAACAGCACGGTCGGGCGCTGCCGGTTTTTCCATAGGGAATTTCGGATATATCGGAACGGGACGAACTGCGTCCGCTTCTTATACAAATGATTTCTGGCAATACGATGCAACAAATGATGTATGGACACAGAAAGCAAATTTTGCCGGCACAGCGCGAAGGTGGGCGGTGGGTTTTTCTATTGGCAATTACGGATATATTGGAACGGGTTACGATGCCGCTAACGGGCATCTGAATGATTTTTGGAGATATGACCCTGTAAACGACCTGTGGACACAAAAATCCTCTTTTCCGGGAACTGCCAGATACCAGGCGGTAGGTTTTTCAATCAATGGAAAAGGATATATCGGAACCGGCTTTGATGCAACCATTAATTACGATAATGATTTCTGGCAATACGATACCACCAGCGATAGTTGGTTGCAAAAAGCAAATTTCCCGGGCGTTGCACGAGTGGGCGCAGCAGGTTTTTCAATCGGCAGTTTCGGATATCTTGGAACAGGATATGACGGCACCGCCTATCATAAAGATTTTTATCAGTACAATCCGGCAACTGATATGTGGACAGCGAAAACAAATTTCGGAGGCGCGGGCAGAGAATGGGCTGTTGGCTTTTCCATAGGTAATTACGGATACATAGGAACAGGAAATGGCGGCAGCAACTTAAAAGATTTCTGGGAATATAATTCTTCGGGCAACACATGGGCTGCAAAAACAAATTTTGGCGGCAGTATACGAAGATTGGCTATTGGATTTTCCATCAATGGTTATGGATATATTGGCACAGGAGATAGTTTAAGCGTTTACAAGAATGATTTCTGGCAATACACTCCAACTCCCACTTCAATAGCCGAGCCCTCCACTTCAAAAAACATTTTTGTTTATCCCAATCCCGCAAACGGCAAAGCAGAAATATATAATTTGGACGAAAGCAAAAATTACAGGTTTGAAATTTATACTCTTGAAGGAGAAAAAATTTATTCGTCCGCTGTTGCTCATCAGAAATCTTTCAGTTTTGATTTCTCGGATGTGAGCGCAGGAATTTATTTTGTTTGTTTGAAGTCAGAAAAAGAAAATCATATTCAAAAAATAATTGTTGCTCATTAA
- a CDS encoding DUF5618 family protein, with the protein MKTLRKHIPDAKRYLANARDILKHKGGNGVPGYYSDAKYVKMACHTAWSGVLVALNEKVHAAKGKRKSVEDYKKYLAARNRKALNDFVSAYNYLHLLGGYDGDLNKKTTQTGMELAESIIHWCEKN; encoded by the coding sequence ATGAAGACATTACGCAAACATATTCCCGATGCAAAAAGATATTTAGCCAATGCCCGCGATATTCTCAAACATAAAGGCGGCAATGGAGTGCCCGGTTATTATTCAGATGCTAAATATGTGAAGATGGCTTGCCACACTGCATGGAGCGGAGTATTGGTTGCGCTGAACGAAAAAGTACATGCTGCAAAAGGAAAGCGAAAATCGGTGGAGGACTATAAAAAATATTTGGCGGCAAGAAACAGAAAAGCATTGAACGATTTTGTTTCCGCCTATAATTATTTGCACCTGTTAGGAGGATATGATGGCGACCTGAATAAAAAAACCACCCAAACCGGAATGGAACTTGCCGAAAGCATTATTCATTGGTGTGAAAAAAATTGA